The Terriglobia bacterium DNA window AGCACACCCGGCTTCATCGGCGTGATTCCCGATACCATCGAACTGCCTGCTTTGCCTCAAAAGACCGATGCGCCGGCGCTCATCGCGCAGGGCTACAAGTTCGTTGATTTTGCGGTGCCGGCCCCGGCAGCTCAACCGTACTTCATCTCCAGTTGGATGCAGTACACCAAACTGTTCGGGGATTATACGGGCGATTCCACGGCGGCGGCGACGGCGGTTGCCAACCCGGCCGTGAATGCCGGTCAGCAGCACCTGGCGCACGCGGTGTTCGGATTTTTCGACAATGGCGGCACGGGCTGTTACGTTTGCCGTATCGCCTCCGAGGGGGACCTCAACAACGCGCTGCGGGCCTTTGCGGCGATTGATGCCATCGCCATGGTGGCGGCACCCGGCTTGACCGGGAGCACGAACTACAGCGCGTTGATCTCACACTGCACCAATCTTCAGGACCGCGTGGCCATCCTGGATCCGGTCAGCACCGATGCGGGGACCGCCTTTGCCAGTGGTGATTTCACCGGCTTGGAAAACCCCACGACCGCTAATCCGCCCGGCCTGCGCCCTCCCGATTCCGATTCGGCCGCGTTCTACTTCCCCTGGGTCCAGGTTTTTGATCCCGCCAGCAGCTTGATACAGTCCAAGCAAACGCCGCCTGGCAACGGGTTGATCTATGTGCCGCCCAGCGGCCACATTGCAGGCATCTATGCGCGGACCGACTCAACCCGCGGCGTCTACAAGGCGCCCGCCAACGAACCGGTCCTTGGCGCCACCGGATTGCGATGGGCCCTGGGCAAAGCGGACCAGGACCAGCTCAATCCCCCCGGGGTCAACCTTATCCGGTCATTGAACGGCGCCATCCGGGTCTGGGGGGGGCGCACCGTCGGCGGCGATGCGAACGGGAATTTCAAGTACATCAGCACGCGACGTTTCTTCGATTTCCTGCGAAAGTCCATTGACCAGGGAACTCAGTTCGTTGTGTTTGAGCCCAACGGGCCGGCCCTGTGGCAACGCATCGTCCGGTCGGTCAGCGATTTCTTGCTCAATCAATGGCGCACGGGGGCGCTTTTTGGCGATACCCCCAAGCAGGCGTTCTTCGTCAAATGCGATGCGGACACCAATCCGCCCGAGGTGCGCGAGGCCGGACAAGTGGTCACCGAAATCGGTGTCGCCATCGTCAAACCGGCCGAGTTCGTTATCTTCCGAATCCAGCAAATGACCGGCGGGTAGGATCAGGCCGGCAGACGTCAACGGCGCTGCGGTCAACATGGGACCCGAGCTGAAGGGCGCGGGTCGGTACCTGAATAGAACCTAGAAAAGGAGGATGTTCGATGGCAAGAGTGGATCCATACAGGAACTTTCGATTCCTCGTAGAGATTGATGGCATCGTCCAGGCCGGATTTTCGGAGTGCAGCGGTTTCGGCTCTAATGTCGAGGTCATTGAATATCGCGAGGGCGGTGATGCCACCACGGTGCGCAAACTGCCGGGAAAAGTAAGTTATCCGGACATCACTCTCAAGTGGGGGACCACCGATTCACGGGAACTCTATGACTGGCACCTGGCGGCAGTCAACGGACAGATTCAGCGCAAGAACGGTTCCATCATCCTGCAAGACGATACCGGGCAGGAGAAAGTGCGCTGGAATTTCTTCAGCGCCTGGCCCAGCAAGTGGGACGGACCCGACTTCAACGCCAAAGGCAACGACGTGTCCGTTGACTCCCTGACGGTCAGTTGCGAGAGGGTGGAACGCGCATGACCGCCTTTCCGACGGAATTTGAATTTGTCCTTCCCCGCGGATATGTGGATCCCGAAGGAAAAATCCATCGCGAAGGGATGATG harbors:
- a CDS encoding phage tail protein; translation: MARVDPYRNFRFLVEIDGIVQAGFSECSGFGSNVEVIEYREGGDATTVRKLPGKVSYPDITLKWGTTDSRELYDWHLAAVNGQIQRKNGSIILQDDTGQEKVRWNFFSAWPSKWDGPDFNAKGNDVSVDSLTVSCERVERA
- a CDS encoding phage tail sheath subtilisin-like domain-containing protein, whose translation is MASTYLSPGVYVEEVPPLARPIAGVGTSTPGFIGVIPDTIELPALPQKTDAPALIAQGYKFVDFAVPAPAAQPYFISSWMQYTKLFGDYTGDSTAAATAVANPAVNAGQQHLAHAVFGFFDNGGTGCYVCRIASEGDLNNALRAFAAIDAIAMVAAPGLTGSTNYSALISHCTNLQDRVAILDPVSTDAGTAFASGDFTGLENPTTANPPGLRPPDSDSAAFYFPWVQVFDPASSLIQSKQTPPGNGLIYVPPSGHIAGIYARTDSTRGVYKAPANEPVLGATGLRWALGKADQDQLNPPGVNLIRSLNGAIRVWGGRTVGGDANGNFKYISTRRFFDFLRKSIDQGTQFVVFEPNGPALWQRIVRSVSDFLLNQWRTGALFGDTPKQAFFVKCDADTNPPEVREAGQVVTEIGVAIVKPAEFVIFRIQQMTGG